In the Streptomyces sp. NBC_00525 genome, one interval contains:
- a CDS encoding glutamine synthetase family protein: MSASDTDPVRHHMERLAAEGVDVVRVTYPDLIGTERARDVLLDHLPAACAHGLAFCRAVYHTSPQGDTVAVAGGLDAGLPDISVTPDLDTLTVLPWEPGVATCLGDVTDPATGRPAPESPRDLLRAVLGHWAAQGLRPVVGPELEYFLCEPAPDRSGGWRRTSDAQGVVYTAGLRADPDNHLLRTLRLLRDLNIGVTSGNHEYDGGQFEINLTHGEALKAADRAFRFKAAVKELARAEGRLATFMAKPFNDAGGSGFHLHLSALDDRDDEGGQDDEGVRDDQRGRNGREANAFDDPAAPYGLSATARHAIAGVLAHAPALAALANPTVNSYKRFGPDTIAPWLVDWGLDNRSAMVRVPPERGSGARFELRLGDAGANPYLLIAGTLAAALLGIRAGQEPPAPLEGYGYDTSRSAVLPMSLPAALDALEADTELTGLLGKDFTAAYLTYKRDEVARFQRHVTDWEFTEYGYHL; the protein is encoded by the coding sequence GTGAGCGCATCCGACACCGATCCCGTCCGCCACCACATGGAGCGGCTCGCCGCCGAGGGAGTCGATGTGGTCCGGGTGACCTACCCCGACCTCATCGGCACCGAGCGGGCCAGGGACGTCCTGCTGGACCACCTCCCGGCCGCCTGTGCGCACGGGCTGGCGTTCTGCCGCGCCGTGTACCACACCAGCCCCCAGGGCGACACGGTCGCCGTCGCCGGGGGCCTGGACGCCGGGCTGCCCGACATCAGCGTGACCCCCGATCTGGACACCCTCACGGTGCTGCCGTGGGAGCCCGGGGTCGCCACCTGTCTCGGCGACGTCACCGACCCGGCCACCGGCCGGCCCGCGCCGGAGTCGCCCCGCGACCTGCTGCGCGCCGTGCTCGGCCACTGGGCCGCGCAGGGGCTGCGGCCGGTGGTCGGCCCGGAGCTGGAGTACTTCCTGTGCGAACCGGCGCCCGACCGGTCCGGGGGCTGGCGCCGCACCAGCGACGCACAGGGCGTCGTCTACACCGCCGGGCTGCGCGCCGACCCGGACAACCACCTGCTGCGCACCCTGCGCCTGCTGCGCGACCTGAACATCGGTGTGACCAGCGGCAACCACGAGTACGACGGGGGCCAGTTCGAGATCAACCTGACCCACGGCGAGGCGCTCAAGGCCGCCGACCGGGCCTTCCGCTTCAAGGCCGCGGTCAAGGAACTGGCCCGCGCCGAGGGCCGGTTGGCGACCTTCATGGCCAAGCCCTTCAACGACGCCGGCGGTTCGGGCTTCCACCTGCACCTCTCCGCGCTCGACGACCGGGACGACGAGGGTGGTCAGGACGACGAGGGCGTACGGGACGACCAGCGCGGCCGGAACGGCCGGGAGGCCAACGCCTTCGACGACCCCGCCGCCCCGTACGGCCTGTCCGCCACCGCGCGCCACGCGATCGCCGGGGTCCTCGCCCACGCGCCCGCGCTCGCGGCGCTGGCCAACCCGACCGTCAACTCCTACAAACGCTTCGGGCCCGACACCATCGCGCCCTGGCTGGTCGACTGGGGGCTGGACAACCGCAGCGCCATGGTCCGCGTCCCGCCCGAGCGCGGCTCCGGGGCCCGCTTCGAGCTGCGGCTCGGCGACGCGGGCGCCAACCCGTACCTGCTGATCGCCGGGACGCTCGCGGCGGCGCTGCTGGGCATCCGGGCCGGCCAGGAGCCGCCGGCCCCGCTGGAGGGCTACGGCTACGACACCAGCAGGTCCGCCGTGCTGCCGATGTCCCTGCCCGCCGCGCTGGACGCGCTGGAGGCGGACACCGAGCTGACCGGGCTGCTCGGCAAGGACTTCACCGCCGCCTACCTCACGTACAAGCGGGACGAGGTGGCGCGCTTCCAGCGGCACGTCACGGACTGGGAGTTCACGGAGTACGGCTACCACCTCTGA
- a CDS encoding acetoacetate decarboxylase family protein codes for MTRVRGYFHPKTATGASSLIPSPPWHYSGDLLTVEYRTDPARVRELLPAPLELADEDPGAVALIWADWQSCAAEGAELLDPVLAQYKEAFAVVRCAYRGRTYSRCVHIWVDKDFAIARGLHQGYPKKLGSIHQTRPHPYGPAPRIEAGARFGATLAAADRRLAQAVVTLREPSETNGFVNSHPMAHHRWLPSIEKGGGLALDELVVSGAAAFEAGPAWTGDAELELFEAPTEELARLEVREPIAAYYRQVGVVWDGGRLLESGTSGAE; via the coding sequence GTGACCCGAGTCCGTGGATACTTCCACCCCAAGACGGCGACCGGTGCGTCGTCGCTGATCCCCTCGCCGCCCTGGCACTACTCCGGCGACCTGCTCACCGTGGAGTACCGCACCGACCCCGCCCGCGTACGCGAACTGCTGCCCGCTCCCCTGGAACTCGCCGACGAGGACCCCGGCGCGGTGGCCCTGATCTGGGCCGACTGGCAGTCCTGCGCCGCCGAGGGGGCCGAACTGCTCGACCCGGTGCTCGCCCAGTACAAGGAGGCGTTCGCGGTCGTGCGCTGCGCGTACCGCGGCCGGACCTACAGCCGCTGCGTCCACATCTGGGTCGACAAGGACTTCGCCATCGCCCGCGGACTGCACCAGGGCTATCCGAAGAAGCTCGGCTCCATCCACCAGACCCGCCCCCACCCCTACGGGCCGGCCCCGCGCATCGAGGCGGGCGCCCGCTTCGGCGCCACCCTCGCCGCCGCCGACCGCCGCCTGGCCCAGGCCGTCGTCACCCTGCGCGAGCCGTCCGAGACCAACGGCTTCGTCAACTCCCACCCGATGGCCCACCACCGCTGGCTGCCCTCCATCGAGAAGGGCGGCGGCCTCGCCCTGGACGAGCTGGTCGTGTCCGGCGCCGCCGCCTTCGAGGCCGGGCCGGCCTGGACCGGCGACGCCGAACTCGAACTCTTCGAGGCACCCACCGAGGAACTCGCCCGCCTCGAAGTCCGCGAACCCATCGCCGCCTACTACCGGCAGGTCGGTGTGGTGTGGGACGGCGGCCGACTCCTCGAATCCGGCACCTCCGGCGCCGAGTGA
- a CDS encoding aldehyde dehydrogenase: MPHDHPTDDRTVHDDPVVHDDSVVHDDATIHDDATVHHDPAGRSAPADRPEPAPPHRVTVAGVAVDTRHYIGGRRVASAHTFTDHSPIDGASLGEIARGTPAEAEAAVAAAKAAFPGWAATPRAERARLLHAVADGVERRLEELAAVETADNGALLRSHLRGVMPRVAHNFRFFADWLLSLGHEDFTTRDHTNHVSWDPAGPCVLITPWNAPLMLATWKVAPALAAGNTVVLKPAEWSPLTASLLADIAAEAGLPAGVLNVVQGYGAEVGDALTAHPDVRRISFTGSVPTARHIAASAAAHLTPLSLELGGKSPLLVFADADLDLAAGLAAEQYDNAGQVCLAATRILVEESVAEEFTQRLVARASRLRQGDPRDEATDIGPTIHPRQLDKIDGFVRRALDAGARTLLGGRRGTGQYYLPTLLTDVRQDSEIVQEEVFGPVLTLQTFTGEDEAVRLANDTRFGLAATLATGDPERADRVTARLVAGTVWVNCFFVRDLKAPFGGARQSGVGREGGTWSFDFYCDVKNTVTAPKGWQPHG; this comes from the coding sequence ATGCCCCACGACCACCCCACGGACGACCGCACGGTCCACGACGATCCCGTGGTCCACGACGACTCCGTGGTCCACGACGACGCCACGATCCACGACGACGCCACGGTCCACCACGACCCGGCCGGCCGTTCCGCGCCGGCCGACCGCCCCGAGCCCGCGCCCCCGCACCGCGTCACCGTCGCCGGGGTCGCCGTCGACACCCGCCACTACATCGGCGGCCGCCGCGTCGCCTCCGCCCACACCTTCACCGACCACTCGCCCATCGACGGCGCCTCCCTCGGCGAGATCGCGCGCGGCACCCCCGCCGAGGCGGAGGCCGCCGTCGCCGCCGCCAAGGCAGCCTTCCCCGGCTGGGCCGCCACCCCGAGGGCCGAACGCGCCCGCCTCCTGCACGCCGTCGCCGACGGCGTCGAACGGCGCCTCGAAGAACTGGCCGCCGTGGAGACCGCGGACAACGGCGCCCTGCTCCGCTCCCACCTGCGCGGCGTCATGCCCCGCGTCGCCCACAACTTCCGCTTCTTCGCCGACTGGCTGCTCTCCCTGGGCCACGAGGACTTCACCACCCGCGACCACACCAACCACGTCAGCTGGGACCCGGCCGGACCCTGCGTCCTGATCACCCCATGGAACGCCCCGCTGATGCTCGCCACCTGGAAGGTCGCCCCCGCCCTCGCGGCCGGCAACACCGTCGTCCTCAAGCCCGCCGAGTGGTCCCCGCTCACCGCCTCGCTGCTCGCCGACATCGCCGCCGAAGCGGGCCTGCCCGCCGGTGTCCTCAACGTGGTCCAGGGCTACGGCGCCGAAGTCGGCGACGCCCTCACCGCCCACCCCGACGTGCGCCGCATCAGCTTCACCGGCTCGGTGCCCACCGCACGGCACATCGCCGCCTCCGCGGCCGCCCACCTCACCCCGCTCAGCCTCGAACTGGGCGGCAAGTCCCCGCTGCTGGTCTTCGCCGACGCCGATCTCGACCTCGCCGCCGGCCTCGCCGCCGAGCAGTACGACAACGCGGGCCAGGTGTGCCTGGCCGCCACCCGCATCCTCGTCGAGGAGTCCGTCGCCGAGGAGTTCACCCAGCGCCTGGTCGCCCGCGCCTCCCGGCTCCGCCAGGGCGACCCGCGCGACGAGGCCACCGACATCGGCCCCACCATCCACCCCCGCCAGCTGGACAAGATCGACGGATTCGTACGCCGGGCGCTCGACGCCGGGGCCCGGACCCTCCTCGGCGGCCGGCGCGGCACCGGGCAGTACTACCTCCCCACCCTCCTCACGGACGTGCGCCAGGACTCCGAGATCGTCCAGGAGGAGGTCTTCGGACCGGTCCTGACCCTGCAGACCTTCACCGGCGAGGACGAGGCCGTACGCCTCGCCAACGACACCCGCTTCGGACTGGCCGCCACCCTCGCCACCGGCGACCCGGAGCGCGCCGACCGGGTCACCGCCCGGCTCGTCGCCGGCACCGTCTGGGTGAACTGCTTCTTCGTACGCGACCTCAAGGCCCCCTTCGGCGGCGCCCGCCAGTCCGGCGTCGGCCGCGAGGGCGGCACCTGGAGCTTCGACTTCTACTGCGACGTCAAGAACACCGTCACCGCCCCGAAGGGATGGCAGCCCCATGGGTGA
- a CDS encoding 3,4-dihydroxyphenylacetate 2,3-dioxygenase, with translation MGEITGAGLLAHVPTIVLPESTRRELNEGKEISLVTGLRQLRRDVFERDDYDTVVVLDSHWATTVEFVVTAQERRSGLYTSEELPRCMCRMPYDYRGDPELARNIASFADRHETWITPIDDAYLPVYYATTNLWKYLGEGLPDKRWVSIGVCQTGDMEDHLRLGRALADGIAATPGRRVLLIASGALSHTFWPLRQLRDHEASDPVHIFSPEARAADEERIAWFREGRHDRVLDTMDDFWAFRPEAKFFHYLMMAGALGERACTAPGRQYGEYENSVGTGQVLLWFDRPDTGWTGTAPGQPAPRTAPGQPAPASA, from the coding sequence ATGGGTGAGATCACGGGAGCGGGGCTGCTCGCCCACGTACCCACCATCGTGCTCCCCGAGAGCACCCGCCGGGAGCTGAACGAGGGCAAGGAGATCAGCCTCGTCACCGGCCTGCGGCAACTGCGCCGCGACGTGTTCGAACGCGACGACTACGACACCGTCGTCGTCCTGGACTCCCACTGGGCCACCACCGTCGAGTTCGTCGTCACCGCCCAGGAACGCCGCTCCGGCCTCTACACGTCCGAGGAACTGCCGCGCTGCATGTGCCGGATGCCCTACGACTACCGCGGCGACCCCGAACTCGCCCGCAACATCGCCTCGTTCGCCGACCGGCACGAGACCTGGATCACCCCGATCGACGACGCGTACCTGCCCGTGTACTACGCCACGACCAACCTGTGGAAGTACCTCGGCGAGGGCCTGCCGGACAAGCGCTGGGTCTCCATCGGGGTCTGCCAGACCGGCGACATGGAGGACCATCTGCGCCTGGGCCGCGCCCTGGCCGACGGCATCGCCGCCACTCCGGGCCGCCGCGTCCTGCTCATCGCCTCCGGAGCGCTCTCGCACACCTTCTGGCCGCTGCGCCAACTGCGCGACCACGAGGCCAGCGACCCGGTCCACATCTTCTCGCCCGAGGCACGGGCCGCCGACGAGGAGCGCATCGCCTGGTTCAGGGAGGGCCGCCACGACCGGGTCCTGGACACCATGGACGACTTCTGGGCCTTCCGGCCGGAGGCGAAATTCTTCCACTACCTGATGATGGCCGGCGCGCTCGGCGAACGGGCCTGCACCGCACCGGGCCGCCAGTACGGGGAGTACGAGAACTCCGTCGGCACCGGCCAGGTCCTGCTCTGGTTCGACCGCCCCGACACCGGCTGGACCGGTACCGCCCCCGGACAGCCGGCCCCCCGCACCGCCCCCGGACAGCCGGCCCCCGCCTCCGCCTGA
- a CDS encoding fumarylacetoacetate hydrolase family protein: MPEYRRVLLDGAIVETVRDGDELVAGDGRRVRVEDAHHLPPVVPSKVIAVHLNHRSRVDEFRIGLPDTPTYFHKPTSALNAHRGAVVRPEGCRWLNYEGEVAIVIGRTARNISPADAGHYIAGYTVANDYGLHDFRDTDAGSMLRVKGSDTLCPLGPGLVTDWDFRGKRLRTYVNGEVVQDGSTDEMTWDMHYLVADIARTITLYPGDVLLSGTPANSRPVAPGDVVEVEVEGLGRLTNHIVTGPTAIRTDVGAQPTESEEVLSTALGGDWEFRGIRPPGR; this comes from the coding sequence ATGCCCGAGTACCGCCGCGTCCTGCTCGACGGCGCGATCGTCGAGACGGTCCGCGACGGCGACGAACTCGTCGCCGGAGACGGCCGCCGCGTGCGCGTCGAGGACGCCCACCACCTGCCGCCCGTCGTCCCGTCCAAGGTGATCGCGGTCCACCTCAACCACCGCAGCCGCGTCGACGAGTTCCGGATCGGCCTGCCCGACACCCCCACGTACTTCCACAAGCCGACCTCGGCCCTCAACGCCCACCGGGGCGCCGTGGTCCGCCCCGAGGGCTGCCGCTGGCTCAACTACGAGGGCGAGGTCGCCATCGTCATCGGCCGCACCGCCCGCAACATCTCCCCGGCCGACGCGGGCCACTACATCGCCGGCTACACCGTGGCCAACGACTACGGCCTGCACGACTTCCGGGACACCGACGCCGGGTCCATGCTCCGGGTCAAGGGCTCCGACACCCTGTGCCCGCTCGGCCCCGGCCTCGTCACCGACTGGGACTTCCGGGGCAAGCGGCTGCGGACCTACGTCAACGGTGAGGTCGTCCAGGACGGCTCCACCGACGAGATGACCTGGGACATGCACTACCTGGTCGCCGACATCGCCCGCACCATCACCCTGTACCCCGGCGACGTCCTGCTCTCCGGCACCCCGGCCAACTCCCGGCCGGTCGCCCCCGGCGACGTCGTCGAGGTCGAGGTCGAGGGCCTCGGCCGGCTCACCAACCACATCGTCACCGGACCCACCGCGATCCGCACCGACGTGGGCGCCCAGCCCACCGAGTCCGAGGAGGTGCTGTCCACCGCGCTCGGCGGCGACTGGGAGTTCCGCGGCATCCGGCCGCCCGGGCGCTGA
- a CDS encoding TetR/AcrR family transcriptional regulator, with protein sequence MSEDARPTGTRKPVTNYGSGRGALLDAAVRVVARGGLRGLTYRAVAEEAGVTHGLVVHHFGSRDALIEEAVDHAFRSSLDVSSLDTGAERAGEFAEGLGSMVETGPDLQAFQYELLLEARRRPDLMPRLRALYDEYFETARRDLARILSRPVDRGLSRLVFAALEGLVLHQLVFGEREVTEEALAELRTLLERLADTDARTTPDTTFDPT encoded by the coding sequence ATGAGCGAAGACGCCCGCCCCACCGGCACCCGCAAGCCCGTCACCAACTACGGATCGGGGCGCGGCGCCCTGCTGGACGCCGCCGTGCGCGTGGTCGCACGGGGCGGGCTGCGCGGCCTGACCTACCGGGCCGTCGCCGAGGAGGCCGGAGTCACCCACGGACTCGTCGTCCACCACTTCGGCTCCCGCGACGCCCTCATCGAGGAGGCCGTGGACCACGCCTTCCGTTCCTCGCTCGACGTCAGCTCCCTGGACACCGGCGCCGAACGGGCCGGGGAGTTCGCCGAGGGCCTGGGCAGCATGGTGGAGACGGGCCCCGACCTCCAGGCGTTCCAGTACGAACTGCTCCTGGAGGCCCGGCGCAGGCCGGACCTGATGCCCAGGCTGCGCGCCCTGTACGACGAATACTTCGAGACCGCGCGCCGCGATCTGGCCCGCATCCTGTCCCGGCCCGTGGACCGGGGGCTGTCCCGGCTGGTCTTCGCGGCGCTGGAGGGCCTGGTCCTGCACCAGCTGGTCTTCGGGGAGCGCGAGGTGACGGAGGAGGCCCTGGCGGAACTGCGCACCCTGCTCGAACGCCTGGCCGACACCGACGCACGAACCACCCCCGACACCACTTTCGACCCCACCTGA
- a CDS encoding aldehyde dehydrogenase: MDATHDDWIRRAAALRPSGAHFIDGRAHEGARTFTVVSPRDGKALAEVADGGAAEVDLAVAAARRAFDEGPWPRLAPAERGRVLLRVADLIEEHRADLALTVSLEMGKPVTDAYTIELRALITTFRWYGQLADKLTDESPHTEPDSLALVTREPTGVVGAVVPWNFPLTLAGWKIAPALAAGCTVVLKPSEKSPLSALLLARIAAAAGLPPGVLNVVAGDGPVTGRALGLHPGVDVLAFTGSTAVGRHYLRYAADSNLKRVWLELGGKSPNIILPDAPDLAAAAATAAWGIFFNQGEMCTAPSRLLVHSSVAEQVTEAIVERARTLRVGDPLDPETEMGALAGQDHLDRVLGHIQTAVDAGARLRTGGERTLLETGGTYLRPTVFDRVDPGSALAREEVFGPVLSVLPFDDIDEAVALANATEYGLAAGLWTSDLSTAHRVSRALRAGTVWVNCYEEGDLTVPFGGMKQSGNGRDKSAHALEKYTELKTTWIRL; encoded by the coding sequence GTGGACGCCACCCACGACGACTGGATACGCCGGGCCGCCGCGCTCCGCCCCTCCGGCGCGCACTTCATCGACGGCCGCGCCCACGAGGGCGCCCGCACGTTCACCGTCGTCTCGCCCCGCGACGGCAAGGCGCTGGCCGAGGTCGCGGACGGCGGTGCGGCCGAGGTGGACCTCGCCGTCGCCGCCGCCCGCCGCGCCTTCGACGAAGGGCCCTGGCCCCGGCTCGCCCCCGCCGAACGCGGCCGCGTCCTCCTGCGCGTCGCCGACCTGATCGAGGAGCACCGCGCCGACCTCGCCCTCACCGTCAGCCTGGAGATGGGCAAGCCCGTCACCGACGCGTACACCATCGAACTGCGCGCCCTGATCACCACCTTCCGCTGGTACGGGCAGCTCGCCGACAAACTCACCGACGAGTCCCCGCACACCGAGCCCGACTCCCTCGCCCTGGTCACCCGCGAACCGACGGGCGTCGTGGGCGCGGTCGTGCCCTGGAACTTCCCGCTCACCCTGGCCGGCTGGAAGATCGCACCCGCGCTCGCCGCAGGCTGCACGGTCGTCCTCAAGCCCTCGGAGAAGTCCCCGCTGTCCGCGCTGCTGCTCGCCAGGATCGCGGCCGCGGCCGGACTGCCCCCCGGAGTCCTCAACGTCGTGGCCGGCGACGGACCGGTCACCGGACGCGCCCTCGGCCTCCACCCCGGCGTCGACGTCCTCGCCTTCACCGGCTCCACCGCCGTGGGCCGCCACTACCTGCGCTACGCCGCCGACTCCAACCTCAAGCGCGTCTGGCTCGAACTGGGCGGCAAGTCCCCCAACATCATCCTCCCCGACGCGCCCGACCTGGCCGCGGCCGCCGCCACCGCGGCCTGGGGCATCTTCTTCAACCAGGGCGAGATGTGCACCGCGCCCTCCCGGCTCCTCGTGCACTCCTCCGTCGCCGAGCAGGTCACCGAGGCGATCGTCGAACGGGCCCGCACCCTGCGCGTCGGCGACCCCCTCGACCCGGAGACCGAGATGGGCGCCCTGGCCGGACAGGACCACCTCGACCGGGTCCTCGGCCACATCCAAACCGCCGTCGACGCCGGGGCCCGGCTGCGCACCGGCGGTGAACGGACCCTGCTGGAGACCGGCGGGACGTATCTGCGGCCCACCGTCTTCGACCGGGTCGACCCCGGCTCGGCGCTCGCCCGCGAAGAGGTCTTCGGGCCCGTCCTCTCCGTCCTCCCCTTCGACGACATCGACGAGGCGGTGGCCCTCGCCAACGCCACCGAGTACGGCCTGGCGGCCGGGCTGTGGACGTCGGACCTGTCCACCGCGCACCGGGTCTCCCGCGCCCTGCGCGCCGGCACCGTCTGGGTCAACTGCTACGAGGAGGGCGACCTGACCGTCCCCTTCGGCGGCATGAAGCAGTCCGGCAACGGCCGCGACAAGTCCGCCCACGCCCTGGAGAAGTACACCGAACTCAAGACCACCTGGATACGGCTGTGA
- a CDS encoding gamma-glutamyl-gamma-aminobutyrate hydrolase family protein, which produces MTGPARPLIAIPARFSTGATALRHAAEVNARALVEAVWRAGGEPATIHPYAPGGRADPADTAARLARFDGLLLPGGGDLAPHRYGAGHAHASVYDVDDEQDAFDLEAARQASALGLPLLAICRGLQVVNTALNGTLHQDMGGPGRDHRHVRHPVHLTPGSTTARVTGTDRIEASCYHHQHIDRLGTGLTVTARATDGTVEAIEAPDTPGWFLAVQWHPEDTAATDPTQQAIFNALITAARAHRFV; this is translated from the coding sequence GTGACCGGCCCCGCCCGCCCCCTCATCGCGATACCCGCCCGCTTCTCCACCGGCGCCACGGCACTGCGCCACGCCGCCGAGGTCAACGCCCGCGCCCTGGTCGAGGCCGTCTGGCGGGCGGGCGGCGAACCCGCCACCATCCACCCGTACGCCCCCGGCGGCCGGGCCGACCCGGCGGACACCGCCGCCCGGCTCGCCCGCTTCGACGGCCTGCTGCTGCCCGGCGGCGGAGACCTCGCCCCGCACCGCTACGGAGCCGGGCACGCCCACGCGAGCGTCTACGACGTGGACGACGAACAGGACGCCTTCGACCTGGAGGCCGCCCGGCAGGCCTCCGCGCTGGGGCTGCCGCTGCTGGCGATCTGCCGCGGCCTCCAGGTGGTCAACACCGCCCTGAACGGCACCCTGCACCAGGACATGGGCGGCCCCGGCCGCGACCACCGCCACGTCCGGCACCCCGTCCACCTCACCCCCGGCTCCACCACCGCCCGCGTCACCGGCACCGACCGGATCGAGGCGTCCTGCTACCACCACCAGCACATCGACCGCCTCGGCACCGGCCTGACCGTCACCGCCCGCGCCACCGACGGCACAGTCGAAGCCATCGAGGCCCCGGACACCCCCGGCTGGTTCCTGGCCGTCCAGTGGCACCCCGAGGACACCGCAGCCACCGACCCCACCCAACAGGCAATCTTCAACGCCCTGATCACAGCCGCCCGAGCCCACCGATTCGTATGA